The DNA window CTTCGGGGGGAAGGTGGACGCGGTGATGATGCGCATCGTCGACGCGCTCTACACCTTCCCGTTCCTGGTGCTGGTGATCCTGCTGATGGTGTTCTTCGCCAACGATCGCTCTGCGCTGTACACGCTCTTCCAGCTCCTCTTGTCGCCCTTCGTCGAGGATCCGAAGGACCCGTCGTACTTTCCCATCTTCCAGATCGCCGTGGTGTTCGCGGCACTGGGCGCCGTCTCCTGGCTGACGATGGCCAGGATCGTGCGGGGGCAGGTGATCACGCTGCGCGGGCAACCGTTCGTGGAGGCGGCCCGGTCCATCGGTGTCGGGCACCGGGCGATCATCTTCGGTCACCTGATCCCCAACGCGCTGGGACCGATCATCGTCTACACCACGCTGACCATCCCCGAGGTGATGATGACGGAGGCGTTCCTGAGCTTTCTGGGGCTCGGGACGCAGGAGCCGCTGTCGAGCTGGGGGCTGCTCGCGTCGTCGGGGGCCGACACGATGGATCTCTACCCGTGGCTGATCCTGTTCCCCGGGGGGATGCTCGCGATCTGCTTGCTCTGCTTCAACTTCCTCGGTGACGGGCTGCGTGACGCGCTCGACCCGCGGGTCCGGAAGGATTGAGGGGCGCCGTGCTGCTCGAGGTCAACGATCTCTGCACCCAGTTCTCGACCGAGGAGGGCGTGGTCCGCGCCGTCGACGGGATCTCCTTCGCCGTGGACCGAGGGGAGGTGCTCGGGATCGTGGGAGAGTCCGGCTCGGGCAAGAGCGTGACGAGCCTGTCGATCCTGCGGTTGATCCCCGACCCCCCAGGGCGCATCACCGGGGGGCAGATCCTCTTCGAGGCGAGCCCGGGAGCGACGGAGGATCTCGTGCGCGTGAGAGAGGGGCGCATGGAGCAGATCCGGGGGGATCGGATCGCGATGATCTTCCAGGACCCGATGACGTCGCTCAACCCGTACCTCCGGGTGGGCCAGCAGCTCGCCGAGGTGCTGGTGCTGCACAAGCGCATGACGCGCAAGGCGGCGCGGGAGCGCAGCATCGAGCTGCTGAAGCAGGTGGGGATCCCGGCGGCGGCGTCACGGATCGACGACTATCCCCACCAGCTGTCGGGGGGGATGCGGCAGCGGGTGATGATCGCAATGGCACTCCTGTGTGATCCCGATCTGCTCATCGCGGACGAGCCGACGACGGCGCTGGACGTGACCATCCAGGCGCAGATCCTGGATCTCATCCAGGCGCGGCGCGAGGCGCAAGGGATCGCGGTCATCCTGATCACGCACGATCTCGGGGTGGTGGCGCGGATGGCTGATCGCGTGGCGGTGATGTACGCGGGGCGCATCGTGGAGGAGGGGACGACGGAGGAGATCTTCCACACGCCACAGCATCCGTACACGGTGGGGCTGCGGCGCTCGATCCCCAGGCTCGATGCGGCGCGAGGGCAGCGCCTCGAGCCGATCCCGGGGCTGCCGCCGTCGCTCGCGCGGGTGCCGCCGGGCTGTCCGTTCCACCCACGCTGCGAGCATGTGATGGATGTGTGCCGGCAGGTGGCGCCCGCGCCGCGGGTGATCGGCGCGGAGGCCAAGGGGATCGAGAGCGGAGCCGCGCCGGCCATGGGGGAGGGGAGAGAGGGGCGGCGTGGGCTCCACGTGGTGCGGTGTCACCTCGGTGATCCTGCGATGCCTTCGGATCCTGCGATGCCTTCGGCGGGAGCGGTCTCATGAGCCACGCCCCGGTGGACGAGAAGGCAGTGGGCGCAGGGCCGAGCGACGCAGGCGCAGGCGAGAGCGCAAGCCCGGGAGCGGGGGCCGCGCTCCTCGAAGTCCAGGACCTTCGCGTCCATTTTCCTGTGCGGCGTGGCCTGCTCCAGCGCCAGGTCGGGGCCGTGCGGGCCGTGGATGGCGTGTCGTTCACCGTGCCGCGCGGCGCGACACTGGGGCTCGTCGGCGAGTCGGGGTGCGGCAAGTCGACGACGGGGCGCGCGATCCTGCGGCTGGTGGAGCCGACGTCCGGGCGTGTGCGGCTCGACGGGGTGGAGCTGACCACACTGGGGGCGCGCGCGCTGCGCCGTGAGCGTCGGCAGATGCAGATGATCTTTCAGGATCCGTACGCCAGCTTGAACCCGCGGATGACGGTGCTGGACATCATCGCCGAGCCGCTGCGGACCCATGGCCTGGTGCGCTCCCGGGAGCAGACGGCGACCGAGGTGGCGAAGCTCATGGAGATGGTGGGACTCGCACCGGCCTACATGCGGCGGTATCCCCACGAGTTCTCGGGGGGACAGCGGCAGCGCGTGGGGATCGCGCGCGCCATCGCGCTGCGGCCCAAGCTGGTGGTGGCAGACGAGCCGGTGAGCGCGCTCGATGTGAGCATCCAGGCGCAGATCTTGAACCTGCTCGAGGATCTGCAGCGGGAGCTCGGCCTGACGTACCTGTTCGTGGCGCACGACCTCGCTGCCGTTCGCCATCTCTCGACCGAGATCGCGGTGATGTACCTCGGTCGGGTGGTCGAGCGCTCGGAGACCGAGGCGCTCTTCGCCCAGCCGCTGCACCCGTACACGCAGGCCCTGCTGTCGGCGATCCCGGTGCCGGATCCGACCGTGGAGCGGCAGAGGCGTCGGCTGGTGCTCATGGGAGAGGTGCCGAGCCCCCTGGCCCCGCCGGCAGGGTGTCATTTCCACACGCGCTGCCCTCACCGGATGGAGCAGTGCAGCACGGAGGTGCCCGAGTTCACCGAGCGTACGCCAGGGCGCTGGGTGGCGTGCCACCTCCAGGCACCACCCCC is part of the Chondromyces crocatus genome and encodes:
- a CDS encoding ABC transporter ATP-binding protein; its protein translation is MLLEVNDLCTQFSTEEGVVRAVDGISFAVDRGEVLGIVGESGSGKSVTSLSILRLIPDPPGRITGGQILFEASPGATEDLVRVREGRMEQIRGDRIAMIFQDPMTSLNPYLRVGQQLAEVLVLHKRMTRKAARERSIELLKQVGIPAAASRIDDYPHQLSGGMRQRVMIAMALLCDPDLLIADEPTTALDVTIQAQILDLIQARREAQGIAVILITHDLGVVARMADRVAVMYAGRIVEEGTTEEIFHTPQHPYTVGLRRSIPRLDAARGQRLEPIPGLPPSLARVPPGCPFHPRCEHVMDVCRQVAPAPRVIGAEAKGIESGAAPAMGEGREGRRGLHVVRCHLGDPAMPSDPAMPSAGAVS
- a CDS encoding ABC transporter ATP-binding protein; the encoded protein is MSHAPVDEKAVGAGPSDAGAGESASPGAGAALLEVQDLRVHFPVRRGLLQRQVGAVRAVDGVSFTVPRGATLGLVGESGCGKSTTGRAILRLVEPTSGRVRLDGVELTTLGARALRRERRQMQMIFQDPYASLNPRMTVLDIIAEPLRTHGLVRSREQTATEVAKLMEMVGLAPAYMRRYPHEFSGGQRQRVGIARAIALRPKLVVADEPVSALDVSIQAQILNLLEDLQRELGLTYLFVAHDLAAVRHLSTEIAVMYLGRVVERSETEALFAQPLHPYTQALLSAIPVPDPTVERQRRRLVLMGEVPSPLAPPAGCHFHTRCPHRMEQCSTEVPEFTERTPGRWVACHLQAPPPMPEAEA
- a CDS encoding ABC transporter permease, coding for MVSSVEREGTGAGGPEGRGGEVRLAELEQGSSLWRDAWRRLRKNRAAVVSGVILIALLLACVLVPELSAYRYDVADLKLGATPPSWEHWMGTDYFGRDLMARVFFGGRVSFTVGVIATLVSFSIGVSWGGIAGYFGGKVDAVMMRIVDALYTFPFLVLVILLMVFFANDRSALYTLFQLLLSPFVEDPKDPSYFPIFQIAVVFAALGAVSWLTMARIVRGQVITLRGQPFVEAARSIGVGHRAIIFGHLIPNALGPIIVYTTLTIPEVMMTEAFLSFLGLGTQEPLSSWGLLASSGADTMDLYPWLILFPGGMLAICLLCFNFLGDGLRDALDPRVRKD